Part of the Pseudorasbora parva isolate DD20220531a chromosome 13, ASM2467924v1, whole genome shotgun sequence genome is shown below.
AGTACATTGTACATACTGTGAAAATGAAAGGAACACAAGGGTGTGAGAGAATGACATACCCTAGAAGAAGGTAGATGAGGATTGTGATGGACAAGAAGGGTCCGCGGCTGCTTGAATGACGACACAGGAAGAGGATGAGGTAGCAGAGGAGGCTGAGAAGCACCACCCAAACCATGTGCAGCTCGAAGAACAGGTAGAGAGTGTAAAAACCGCCTGCTACCGTACTCAGGTGTTTCAAGAAAGAGGGCAGACCTGAAAGAGAGACATAgctcaaaaaaaatattttaaacataatATCATTTAATTACACTTCTTTAATTGTACTTCAGGATTGGTTTCCACAAACACAATTCTGTCATTCTTTCTTCcatggaacacaaaataagttatttatAGCAGAGTGTCCCAAGAGTTTTATTGCACATTGGAAGTGAACGGGATCGCAGCTGTCAAGCGAGACACAAAGCTATCATATGGCTTCAAAAGACTTTCATAGTGCTTTTGTAGCATTTTTGTCCTTTGTGGTGCTTGAAAACACTATTCACTTTGCTTAAATATACAAGAAAAGAGAAGTGAAAGTCATGTGTGTTTGGAATGATGTGGAAgagtaaataattttcattttagaggAACTGCTCCTTTAAGATTACAGTACGTGTTCTGTGTTGTATAAACCCTCTTACCCAATCTCCACAGCATCCTACATACTAGGCAGATGAGTAACAGCTGCCATACTTGTTCTAGACCCTGCTGGACCGTCGGAAGCAGGCAACCGGATCCCAGTTCCTGGAAGAACTCATGTCTGCTTAGAGCTCCCATTGCTTTGACTCTGAAAAAATACATAACAGAAAATGAATTTAGATTGTGTACCATAAATAAGAAAATCAATGTCAGGGTATTTGGTATGAGCAATGACAGATGCTGTGAATAAGCTTTAAAGGTAAAGCTAAGATCAAGGCTGAATTGAGGTCAGAGTATAGTGTTTGTAAAAATGAACCTCAGGGTTAATACTGAATCCCATGCACCTTTGTGATGATTTCAACAGCTTTTAGAAATAGAAATAAtagatattattatttaataattatattatagaaatgtattctCATCGGGAAGGAGGAAACCTCTTCTTGTTGTTATTCAGGATATATTGACACCCAAATGTTTTATGCTATCATGCAATATCAAAATAATCTTACCTCTGGTGCTGCAAGATGTTAAATATCCTTAAACCGTAATGCAAAAAGCATGCACGTCTGGACGTTAGAGATGCTATTTGTAAAACCGACGTCAGGTGTTATAACCACTAAATGGGAATGATAATATCTGAACTGTTCAATTCGTAACAGAGCGCGACAGCGGAGGATGAGGATGAGCGCTTCACCCCCACTAGCAACTCAGCGATGAACCGCAATAGGAATAACGTTACGCCTGTGGGTCCCTAAAATGTCAAGTTTTGTATACATTCCCTTACATTACAtagttaattttaaaataaagcataatTCGCCTAGGGTCTAATCTAAATAGGGAGAATTGTGTCGCGCTTCTTACAGCACAATCGGTCCAGATGATGCTGGCAATGCGCCCGATGTGGTTGATGGCTGATTCCCATTGATGCTGTCCATCGTTCATGAATACAGAGTCCCAAAGGGACCCAACGACCAATCATCTTACTGCGCATCTATGGCTGAACCAATCAAAACGAAAAGGCGGGGCTTGCGGTCTCAAGCTTTGATGGCCTGAGTGAGCGCGTGTTGAAATCGAAATAGTCTATTCAGTATGGGAATATAATAAATACTCGACAAATATAACCTAAGAATATTTTTGGAGGATTAGTTTtaaatttactttattttttcctttttattttaatagttatacattatttctgatgaaacctcttacattttttgttgttataagATAGTTccaattatataatttaatcattAGATGCACAATTTAGTCTTACATATATTTTAGTGCATAGGTGGCTGTTTATTTAGGTTGGGACTTTTATTGTGAAAAAGGTTAAGTTTGTGAAGCggaagtaattaattaaatttaaaaaaatctgttgtGAAGCAGTTAGTAAAAATGAACTTAACAATGACGgttcttttttttaaggtttGTTGAAATATTTTTCTAGAAACATTAAGCGAACACAGGCAGCCAATTATTGTCCGTACCGTACCGAAAGCGACAGGACCTGTCAGACAGACACCCTGCTTTCATTCAGTGGACTGGCAGCTTGCAGAAGGTTTGGAATTGAAGTTGAGTTTTAAGGAAAACACCTAATTCACAATTCATTACATTACACATCATATAGTTGTATGATGGCAGGGTTGCTCTCTACGCAATATAATTCAGCACTGAGTAAATTAAACCTGATAAGGAATAAACCTGCCCTCTCGGTTCTAACGAGCGCTCAGCGTAAATACAGCAATAAGGATGGAGCTGGGATTGAGTATTTACACAAAAGTGTCGTCCCGACCATGCATTACCAGAAGAGTTTACCAAGGTAGGAGATTTACATACAATCATATGACAAATATGCCATTGTATTTACATACAATCATATGACATATATGCCAATGTCAGATTATTCTTTTCTTTCACGCTGTGATTTGATGTTGTGTCTTTGATATAGAATCGTATTTTCACTGAAAATCCTATAATTAAACCGTGTCTACGACAGTTTTAAGTCATATTAGAGAATGTAGGTGAAAGTGCAAAGTCTACGCTTAGAAAGCGAGGGGAAGGGGACACGGTGTTACACGTAAATATGCCCCCCTTtgtttcctcgatttttgttcCCTCAGCATTGGTCCATGATGTGCTGCATTTTAGAGTTAGTGTGCATTtgttaatataaattaaattcaaTTGAAAAAATGTCCTTGAATGGAAATTGTCTTGAGCTTGTGATGCTGTATACACTACCTTTAAAAAGTTGGTTAATGCTTTTGAAACAAGTTACGCAAagtttatttgacaaaaatacattatttaatatgttttaattattattttattacctttaaaaatataaataattactgTAATGGCAAAGCAGAATTTACAGCAGCTATTACGTGTCTTctgagtcacatgatccttcagaaatcattctaacatgTTGAGTTGGTTCtccagaaacatttcttatcataaATGCTTAAAACAGTTGTGGTGCTtaaaatttttgtggaaacaggatatatttttttcaagattctttgatgaagTTCCTAAAAATCTTTTGTACTGTGTGAAATTTtactttgatcaatttaatgcatccgaATTCAACTAGtacattacaaaatattatacaAAACCAACAAATACATAAAACTTTCAATGAATGTGTTTcccaaaatatatacattttacattatatttacaGGTTACCAGTCCCAAAATTAGAGGATACAATACAGAGATATTTGGCAGCTCAAAGACCTCTGCTGAATGATGAACAGTACAGGTAATAAGCCATGGGTAACTATCAATTGACTAATTTCATATAGGAATTaactagatttttttatatatatttctgccTGTTTATGTTCCCTTGAAATCCAACAGTAATACAGAGAAAGTGGCACATGATTTCCAGAGTGGTGCAGGCAAGCAGTTACATGAGGAACTTGTGGCCTTGGACAAGAACAACAAGCACACCAGCTATATATCaggtaatatatattatatatcacataataacaatttaattttgctataattgtaaacTCATCAATGGATTTCTCCTTTTTGCCTTGCAGCTCCATGGTTTGACATGTACTTGTCTGCTCGGGAGTCTGTTGTGCTCAACTTTAACCCCTTCATGTCCTTTAACCCTGACCCCAAACCAGAGTACAATGACCAGCTTGTGCGGGCCACCAACATGGTGTGCTCAGCCGTCCGGTTCATGAAGACCCTTCGTGCTGGTTTGCTCGAGCCGGAGGTGTTTCACCTTAACCCAGCCAAAAGTGACACAGATAGTTTCAAGAGGCTGATCCGATGGGTGCCCCCCTCCATTTCATGGTTTGGAGCCTACATGGTGAACGCCTATCCTCTGGATATGTCCCAGTACTTCCGCCTCTTCAACTCCACACGTATACCTAAGTACAAGCGTGATGAGCTCCTCACAGATGACAAGGGCCGCCACTTGCTTGTAATAAGACGAGGCAACTTGTATGTATTTGATGCGCTGGATCGGGATGGCAACCTGATAAAGCCTGCTGAGGTTCATGCTCACCTGAAATACATCCTGACAGACCCCACACAAGCTTCTTCATTCCCGTTGGGTGTTCTAACCAGTGAGAATAGAGACACCTGGGCAGGGTTAAGACAAAAACTGCTGGATGCCGGAAATGGCGAAGCTCTGAAGTTAGTAGACACTGCTTTGTTTTGCCTCTGCCTTGATGAGGAGGTTATGAGAGACCATATTCATATCTCTCACAACATGCTTCATGGTGACGGCTGCAACCGCTGGTACGACAAGTCCTTCAGCATTATCTTGGCTAAGGATGGACAGGCAGCCATCAATTTTGAGCACTCTTGGGGTGATGGTGTGGCTGTTCTCCGCTTCCAGAATGAAGTATTCAAGGACACCACAGAGAAGCCTCTGGTTGGCCCTGGTTCCCAGCCTGCATCCGTGGACTCTGCCTCGGTGGTGCGCCGATTAGATTTCAAACTTGATGAGGAGCTAAAAGCCGGAATCACAAAAGCCAAAGAGAACTTCCACGCGGCCGTGTCAAAGCTCACCATCGATGCCATGGAGTTCAAGAATGGTGGAAAGGAGCAACTTAAGAAGAAGAAGCTGAGCCCAGATGCCATCGCCCAGCTTGCTTTCCAGATGGGCTTCCTACGGCAGCATGGCCAGACTGTCGCCACATATGAGTCCTGTAGCACCGCTGCCTTTAAACACGGTCGCACAGAAACCATTCGTCCCGCTAGCATCCACACAAAGCAGTGTGCCAAGGCCTTCGTCCAGCAACCCGGACAGCACACAGTGGAGCAGTTACAGGGTCTGTTGAATGAATGCTCCAAATACCACGGACAACTCACTAAAGAGGCGGCTATGGGTGAGGACAGAACTTTTACAACCTGTCAGTCATATTCATGTGTCTTGTGATTTTAGGAGACAAcaactattgtttattttaaccAGTATTGAGCCAAATAaccaaattctgtcattatttactcaccatcatgtcattccaaacatgtgactttctttcttctgttgaacacaaaagaagatattttggtcCATGTAATGAAAGTTAGTGGTTCAAAACAACATTAGAGCCTAGTGACTTCTGTTGTAAAGAcaaaaagtcatacaggtttggaacaacaaaaTGGGGAGTTTTGGCATTACAAGTAGATCTTTAGGTCACACCCAGCTCAGCTTGTATATTTTAACATTGtccttgttttgtttaaatctaGGTCAAGGCTTTGATCGCCATCTTTTCGCCATGCGCTACCTTGCTAATTCGAAAGGGATGGCATTGCCCAGTCTGTACCAGGATCCAGCGTATGCTGCCATAAACCACAACATCCTATCCACCAGTACTCTCACCAGCCCTGCGGTCAGTCTGGGTGGGTTTGCTCCTGTGGTACCCGATGGTTTCGGAGTGGGCTATGGTGTCCATGATGAATGGATCGGATGCAATGTGTCTAGCTACCCTGCCAGAAATGTTCATGAGTTCCTTAAGTGCGTTCACAAGTCCTTGGAAGATATTTTTACAGTCCTTGATGGAAAACCCATTCATTGAAAGTGCACTTAAAATGTTTAAGGGCATTAAAGCACTTGGTTGGCATGTGGACTAGTCTGAATGTAATGCATTTTTGCTTTTATTAGATAAGAACTCTGTTATTAAGTCTGTAGGTTTAAAGTAGAACTAATAAGCTTTGCGCTGTGTGGATAGACAAATGTGactgcttattatgcaagtGATTGATCTAGAGGCTAAACAGATTATTGGTGGTGGGGTATGGGCAATTATGTCCAAAAAAACTAttcctctctttctttctttttgcagtgtattttcCCCATGTATAATAGTCTTTATTTTCTTGGACTGCAAAATTCTGCCttatgtttaattaattttgttCTTTTTCCACCAAATGAAGAAACATTGTagcataca
Proteins encoded:
- the cpt2 gene encoding carnitine O-palmitoyltransferase 2, mitochondrial; translation: MMAGLLSTQYNSALSKLNLIRNKPALSVLTSAQRKYSNKDGAGIEYLHKSVVPTMHYQKSLPRLPVPKLEDTIQRYLAAQRPLLNDEQYSNTEKVAHDFQSGAGKQLHEELVALDKNNKHTSYISAPWFDMYLSARESVVLNFNPFMSFNPDPKPEYNDQLVRATNMVCSAVRFMKTLRAGLLEPEVFHLNPAKSDTDSFKRLIRWVPPSISWFGAYMVNAYPLDMSQYFRLFNSTRIPKYKRDELLTDDKGRHLLVIRRGNLYVFDALDRDGNLIKPAEVHAHLKYILTDPTQASSFPLGVLTSENRDTWAGLRQKLLDAGNGEALKLVDTALFCLCLDEEVMRDHIHISHNMLHGDGCNRWYDKSFSIILAKDGQAAINFEHSWGDGVAVLRFQNEVFKDTTEKPLVGPGSQPASVDSASVVRRLDFKLDEELKAGITKAKENFHAAVSKLTIDAMEFKNGGKEQLKKKKLSPDAIAQLAFQMGFLRQHGQTVATYESCSTAAFKHGRTETIRPASIHTKQCAKAFVQQPGQHTVEQLQGLLNECSKYHGQLTKEAAMGQGFDRHLFAMRYLANSKGMALPSLYQDPAYAAINHNILSTSTLTSPAVSLGGFAPVVPDGFGVGYGVHDEWIGCNVSSYPARNVHEFLKCVHKSLEDIFTVLDGKPIH